Proteins from one uncultured Fretibacterium sp. genomic window:
- a CDS encoding ParA family protein — protein MLIIGFCNLKGGVGKTTACQNVAVGLARLGKRVAVLDMDPQSNLSASFGISVVPGALQIFDLLSREARWDDVVTSKEGVDVIPSSLDLVMAELHPEGAIGKDTLLREALALVDPKRYDFILLDSPPQLGVFTRNVLTASNLLVVPMDGGFYSLAGLRLLNEAIPLFKARLNPRLAFLGILMTRHNPNVFISREVASEVRSFFGNLFFSAYIRQNVSLIEASSLGMSVFAYDPASNGAHDYKRVTAEFLERCQNHG, from the coding sequence TTGCTGATCATAGGTTTCTGTAACCTGAAGGGCGGCGTCGGCAAGACGACGGCGTGTCAGAACGTGGCCGTAGGGTTGGCCCGTTTGGGCAAGAGGGTCGCCGTCCTGGACATGGATCCGCAAAGCAACCTGAGCGCCAGCTTCGGCATCTCGGTCGTCCCCGGAGCCCTCCAGATCTTCGACCTGCTCTCCAGGGAGGCCCGATGGGACGATGTCGTGACCTCCAAAGAGGGGGTCGACGTCATCCCCAGTTCGCTGGATCTGGTCATGGCGGAACTGCACCCCGAGGGGGCCATCGGGAAGGATACGCTTCTCCGCGAGGCCTTGGCCCTCGTGGACCCAAAACGCTACGACTTCATCCTGCTGGACAGTCCCCCTCAGCTCGGCGTGTTCACCCGCAACGTGCTGACGGCCTCGAACCTGTTGGTCGTCCCTATGGACGGAGGTTTCTACAGCCTGGCCGGCCTACGCCTTCTCAACGAGGCCATCCCGCTGTTCAAGGCGCGCCTCAACCCCCGGCTCGCGTTCCTGGGGATCCTCATGACCCGCCATAACCCCAACGTCTTCATCTCCCGCGAGGTGGCTTCCGAGGTTCGCAGCTTCTTCGGCAACCTGTTCTTCTCGGCCTACATCCGGCAAAACGTCAGCCTTATAGAGGCGTCCAGCCTGGGCATGTCCGTCTTCGCCTACGATCCGGCAAGCAACGGAGCGCACGACTACAAACGGGTCACAGCCGAATTTCTCGAGAGGTGTCAGAATCATGGCTAA
- a CDS encoding LysR family transcriptional regulator, giving the protein MNLSQLKYFQAVCQFGTITRASKELHISQPSISSAIRELEEEYGVILFQRRHHGMVVTEAGKRLLTMSRTLLSETERLNRVMTELSDERKILQIGIPSLLSLFILPKVIEAYKRKRPDVRIRVESSGRKEVFELLTEGELDLAILPCSTSGCFDSIYHTVPLFTLELGVCVAPGHPLSQKPVVTIEDLQSEDLVVFEQDYLHKEILFNRFKDEHLKPNILLETSQFSTILSLVQQGTAVSFVLKDVVEEWMKIKYIPISPQLNLDIRMIWRSDDYMFQSMKDFIHLLETMDKDDMRSSADIDAEASRIVPERQ; this is encoded by the coding sequence ATGAATTTGTCTCAGCTCAAATACTTTCAGGCTGTCTGCCAGTTTGGAACGATTACCAGAGCCTCGAAGGAGCTTCATATTTCGCAGCCCTCCATTTCCAGCGCGATCAGGGAACTGGAGGAGGAGTACGGAGTGATCCTGTTTCAGAGAAGACATCATGGTATGGTCGTGACCGAAGCGGGGAAACGTCTTTTGACGATGTCCAGAACCCTGCTCAGCGAAACGGAACGTTTGAACCGAGTCATGACCGAGCTGAGCGACGAGCGTAAAATCTTGCAGATCGGAATTCCTTCGTTGTTGAGCCTGTTCATCCTGCCTAAGGTCATAGAGGCTTATAAACGTAAAAGGCCCGATGTGCGGATTCGGGTCGAGAGCAGCGGCAGGAAAGAGGTATTTGAGCTGCTCACGGAAGGGGAACTCGACCTCGCGATACTGCCCTGCAGCACGTCAGGCTGTTTCGACTCGATCTACCATACGGTTCCTCTTTTCACACTGGAATTGGGAGTATGTGTTGCGCCGGGCCACCCGCTGAGCCAAAAGCCTGTTGTCACCATCGAAGACCTTCAGAGCGAGGACCTGGTGGTCTTCGAACAGGATTACCTGCATAAGGAAATCTTGTTCAATCGTTTCAAAGACGAGCACCTGAAGCCCAATATTTTGCTGGAGACATCGCAATTTTCTACAATCCTGAGTCTCGTGCAGCAGGGGACCGCGGTCAGCTTCGTTCTCAAGGATGTCGTAGAGGAATGGATGAAGATAAAATACATCCCCATATCCCCGCAGCTCAACTTGGACATCCGCATGATATGGCGGTCCGACGACTATATGTTTCAGTCCATGAAAGACTTCATTCATCTGCTGGAGACGATGGACAAGGACGACATGAGATCTTCCGCAGACATCGACGCCGAAGCCTCCCGAATCGTCCCTGAACGACAATGA
- a CDS encoding glutamate decarboxylase has protein sequence MTRKSAGKISDELAALDARTRYLTPIFGSEASDVAMPDKKINRKPIEPRIASEMIREYLSIEGNATQNLATFCQTYMEPAAARLMAENLEKNAIDKDEYPMTADLENRCVDIIGSLWNADPGEKPMGTSTVGSSEACMLGGLAMLFRWKKLADAAGVDRNAKRPNLVISSGYQVCWEKFCRYWEIDMRLVPIDEDHLSLNMDTVMNYVDDYTIGVVAILGITYTGKYDDVCTLDKLVGSYNRNHPSLPIRIHVDGASGGMIAPFLEPDLKWDFRLENVWSISTSGHKYGLVYPGVGWVIWRSREALPEDLIFWVSYLGGEEATIAINFSRSASQIVGQYYMLMRNGFDGYKEIHQRTIDVARYMADEIGKMGLFEMLETAERVPIVCWRLRKDANVPWTLYDLEDRLRMHGWMVPAYPMPENMRDVDVQRLVLRQDFSMPLAMLCIREVKKQIEVLNGARVVLAGGIGDDKVRNGFDHSGR, from the coding sequence ATGACCAGGAAGAGCGCGGGAAAGATAAGCGACGAACTCGCGGCTCTCGATGCCAGGACCCGGTATCTGACGCCCATCTTCGGTTCCGAGGCCAGTGACGTTGCAATGCCCGACAAAAAGATCAATAGAAAACCGATAGAGCCGCGCATCGCCTCCGAGATGATACGCGAGTACCTGAGCATCGAGGGAAACGCGACGCAGAACCTGGCGACATTTTGCCAGACGTACATGGAGCCTGCCGCCGCGCGGCTGATGGCGGAGAACCTTGAGAAGAACGCGATCGATAAGGATGAATATCCCATGACGGCCGACCTGGAGAATCGCTGCGTCGACATCATCGGCAGCCTCTGGAACGCCGACCCCGGGGAGAAGCCGATGGGAACGTCGACGGTGGGCTCCTCGGAGGCCTGTATGCTCGGAGGGCTGGCGATGCTGTTCCGCTGGAAGAAGCTGGCGGATGCGGCAGGTGTCGACCGCAACGCGAAAAGGCCCAATCTCGTCATCTCCTCCGGGTACCAGGTGTGTTGGGAGAAGTTCTGCCGTTACTGGGAAATTGACATGCGCCTCGTCCCGATCGACGAGGATCACCTGTCCCTCAACATGGATACGGTCATGAACTATGTGGACGATTACACGATCGGTGTCGTCGCCATACTTGGCATTACCTATACCGGAAAATACGACGACGTGTGCACGCTCGACAAGCTCGTAGGAAGCTACAACAGAAATCACCCCTCACTTCCCATCCGCATTCACGTCGACGGAGCATCCGGGGGGATGATCGCGCCGTTCCTCGAGCCCGACCTCAAGTGGGACTTTCGTTTGGAGAACGTGTGGTCGATCAGCACGTCCGGACATAAATACGGCTTGGTCTATCCTGGGGTAGGCTGGGTGATCTGGCGCAGCAGGGAGGCTCTTCCGGAGGACCTCATTTTCTGGGTGAGTTACCTCGGCGGCGAAGAGGCGACGATCGCCATCAATTTTTCGCGCAGCGCGTCGCAGATTGTCGGGCAGTATTATATGCTCATGCGCAATGGATTTGACGGCTACAAGGAGATACACCAGCGCACAATCGATGTGGCCCGCTACATGGCCGACGAAATCGGGAAGATGGGGCTTTTCGAAATGCTGGAAACGGCCGAGAGGGTCCCGATCGTTTGCTGGAGGCTCAGGAAGGACGCCAACGTTCCGTGGACGCTTTACGACCTGGAAGACCGTCTGCGCATGCACGGCTGGATGGTTCCGGCTTATCCGATGCCGGAGAATATGAGGGATGTGGATGTTCAGCGCCTCGTCCTCCGACAGGACTTCAGCATGCCCTTGGCTATGCTTTGCATCAGGGAGGTGAAGAAGCAGATCGAGGTGCTGAATGGAGCCCGGGTGGTGCTGGCCGGCGGCATAGGCGACGACAAGGTGAGAAATGGATTTGACCACAGCGGCAGATAA
- a CDS encoding amino acid permease: MERQKEGKASGIDSLPYFSLDIRLKKKLKKGKDDMDTSNKAAPRNSTKKPAVTRPAHTLSFFGFFAITASMVMTVYEYPSFATSGFQLVFFLIVGGVLWCLPVALCSAEMATVEGWESGGIYSWVGKSLGQRWGFAALFFQWFQITVGFVTMAFFILAALAYAFDFSALYNNPLVMFFGVAVIVWTLTFTQLGGTKYTERISKIGFTGGIVVPVVILFVGLVAYFLTGGTSQIAMNFETLIPDFSNVDTLVIFASFILAYMGVEASASHVNELENPTKTYPMVMIVLTILAIMLDALGGLAIATTLSSETLEGNLSYGVIEAFIAIFITHFGPRFKGLVLMVSILLALGVLAEISSWIVGPSRALLEAANDGLLPPSFARTNKNGISVKTIVLQAMIVTLWDAVLCGSIVLAGGADSSVGYMTAIGLTVVIYLVGYVLFFLGYFVLILKKDNLKRVFQVPGGRAFKLIVAAVGMLMTIATLVISFFPSSKLSADDNRIYQVVLAVCFVISMAIPFVIYANRYRWNGSGSGAERSGGR, encoded by the coding sequence ATGGAGCGGCAGAAAGAGGGCAAAGCATCGGGAATCGACTCACTTCCTTATTTTTCGCTCGATATTCGTTTGAAGAAAAAATTGAAGAAAGGAAAGGATGATATGGATACCTCGAATAAAGCGGCCCCACGGAATTCGACAAAAAAACCCGCCGTGACGCGGCCGGCACATACGCTCAGCTTTTTTGGTTTTTTTGCGATCACGGCGTCCATGGTCATGACGGTATACGAATATCCGTCATTCGCCACTTCCGGATTCCAACTGGTATTTTTCCTGATAGTCGGCGGCGTGCTGTGGTGCCTTCCAGTAGCTCTTTGCTCGGCCGAGATGGCCACCGTCGAAGGATGGGAATCCGGGGGCATCTATTCCTGGGTGGGGAAATCGCTTGGACAGCGTTGGGGATTTGCGGCGCTGTTCTTCCAGTGGTTCCAAATAACGGTCGGATTTGTCACCATGGCGTTCTTCATTCTGGCCGCATTGGCATACGCCTTTGACTTCAGCGCGCTGTACAATAATCCCCTTGTCATGTTTTTCGGCGTCGCCGTTATCGTATGGACGCTGACATTCACCCAGTTGGGCGGCACGAAGTACACGGAGCGCATATCCAAAATCGGCTTCACAGGCGGCATCGTGGTCCCCGTCGTTATCCTGTTCGTTGGGCTGGTCGCATACTTCCTGACGGGTGGGACATCGCAGATCGCCATGAACTTCGAAACATTGATCCCCGACTTCTCCAACGTGGATACGCTCGTGATTTTTGCCTCGTTCATCCTGGCATATATGGGCGTGGAGGCTTCGGCCTCGCACGTCAATGAACTCGAAAACCCAACGAAGACGTACCCTATGGTTATGATTGTTTTGACGATATTAGCCATCATGCTCGATGCGCTTGGCGGACTTGCCATAGCGACGACACTTTCGTCGGAAACCCTTGAGGGGAATCTCTCTTATGGAGTCATCGAGGCGTTCATCGCGATATTTATTACGCACTTTGGCCCTCGGTTCAAGGGGCTCGTTCTGATGGTGTCCATACTCCTGGCGCTCGGCGTTCTCGCGGAGATATCGTCATGGATCGTCGGGCCGTCCCGGGCTCTTCTGGAGGCAGCGAACGATGGCCTTCTGCCGCCGTCGTTCGCCAGGACAAACAAGAACGGCATCTCGGTAAAGACCATAGTCCTTCAGGCAATGATCGTAACCCTGTGGGACGCGGTCCTCTGCGGTTCGATCGTCCTTGCCGGGGGGGCGGATTCGTCCGTCGGCTATATGACTGCGATAGGCCTGACGGTAGTCATTTATCTGGTGGGCTATGTCCTGTTCTTTCTAGGATACTTCGTGTTGATACTGAAAAAAGACAATCTGAAGAGGGTGTTTCAGGTCCCCGGCGGCAGGGCGTTCAAGCTGATTGTCGCAGCCGTGGGGATGCTGATGACGATAGCGACGCTCGTCATATCGTTCTTCCCTTCATCGAAGCTCTCTGCTGACGACAACAGGATATATCAGGTCGTACTCGCAGTATGTTTTGTCATATCCATGGCGATTCCCTTCGTTATCTATGCGAACAGATACAGGTGGAACGGGTCGGGAAGCGGTGCGGAGAGGAGCGGCGGCAGGTAG
- a CDS encoding lytic transglycosylase domain-containing protein, which yields MNFHFMVRFFVGSVLMPLLFSSAASAELEFYGFPLAASQRKPQFAVLTASVSRDAHDAPSRMAKLEKHRKAQKKSIAALMRHYNSKLSQQAASQYAEYILQAGEKFQQDPFVVAAMIVKESSARHDAVSRGGDYGLMQVRWRVHRRSITQKYPHIKNAKAILDPQYNILVGTEILARYCASADDLRGGLMRYSAGNRKLAENIFAVLEGLQSSYQEHLTAL from the coding sequence ATGAATTTTCATTTCATGGTCCGCTTTTTTGTTGGATCTGTTTTGATGCCCCTTCTTTTTTCCTCCGCAGCGAGCGCGGAGTTGGAGTTCTATGGTTTTCCGCTCGCCGCGTCTCAGCGTAAACCGCAGTTTGCCGTTTTGACGGCGTCCGTTTCAAGGGATGCGCACGATGCTCCTTCCCGGATGGCGAAGCTCGAAAAGCATCGGAAAGCCCAGAAAAAAAGTATCGCCGCCCTGATGCGGCACTATAATTCCAAGCTGAGTCAGCAGGCCGCGTCCCAATACGCGGAGTACATCCTCCAGGCCGGCGAAAAGTTCCAGCAGGACCCCTTCGTCGTCGCCGCCATGATCGTCAAGGAATCCTCGGCTCGCCACGACGCGGTCTCCCGAGGGGGGGACTACGGCCTGATGCAGGTGCGCTGGCGCGTTCATCGCAGGAGCATCACTCAAAAATACCCCCATATCAAGAATGCGAAGGCCATCCTGGACCCCCAATACAATATCTTGGTAGGGACTGAGATCCTGGCCCGTTATTGCGCCTCCGCCGACGATCTCAGGGGTGGGCTGATGCGCTACAGCGCGGGAAACCGTAAACTTGCCGAGAATATCTTTGCCGTGCTGGAGGGACTCCAGAGCTCCTATCAGGAGCATTTGACGGCACTGTAA
- a CDS encoding TolC family protein yields the protein MRRFCGFVLSLSLAVGACAGPAGASGPLKLDEYLRQVLQANHSLQAGIKSVEAAYYAVLSGVADQRPQAAVSASGSWLSGQSSMGRKESDVTAGSLTLGLTQRIDISGSYSLDERQRILGYEEQRAQFDANLNTLIATAEETWWSAVLARENVALQKDILRQRSENLRVTTEKFRQQLVPKLDVVRAEAQVVEAESLVKESETAYLNLLANLSYIAGGMEVVPMEETLHVPVFDVTPGIQKALEARPDVRAARLAVERARVVEKLRGKGMAPTLDFGAQWTAWADPKLSATPQDGEAMASLRLSIPIVDGNRTKYGVLNANRTVEAAEHSLASLEEQTRRDLAVAMNNWKNASVAETDKKRQVERAEEELRITELMYSEGMGAQIDLINAQTAYQGVRTQYLNSVKEMYVALVQLRRAIGDYSPDESGDWREAVVRYGKGRPVSGEVAQKTLRDQRNKGSKAPNSALEKKHADAPKKKSKKK from the coding sequence TTGAGACGTTTCTGCGGGTTCGTTTTGTCGCTGTCGTTGGCGGTGGGGGCCTGTGCGGGGCCGGCTGGGGCTTCCGGGCCGCTGAAGCTCGATGAATATCTGCGGCAGGTCCTTCAGGCGAATCACTCTTTACAGGCGGGCATAAAGTCCGTCGAGGCGGCGTACTACGCAGTGCTGAGCGGCGTGGCGGATCAGCGTCCTCAGGCCGCCGTCTCGGCGTCGGGGTCCTGGCTCTCGGGGCAGAGCTCGATGGGGAGGAAGGAGTCTGATGTCACCGCCGGCAGCCTGACTCTGGGACTGACCCAACGCATCGATATTTCGGGGAGCTATTCCCTGGACGAACGTCAGCGCATCCTGGGCTATGAGGAGCAGCGCGCTCAGTTCGACGCGAACCTCAATACGCTGATCGCCACGGCGGAGGAGACCTGGTGGTCGGCCGTCCTTGCGCGGGAGAACGTCGCGCTGCAGAAGGACATCCTGCGCCAGCGCTCGGAGAACCTGAGGGTGACGACGGAAAAATTCCGCCAGCAGCTGGTCCCCAAGCTGGATGTCGTTCGCGCCGAGGCCCAGGTGGTCGAGGCGGAAAGCCTGGTCAAGGAGTCCGAGACGGCCTACCTCAACCTGTTGGCCAATCTCTCCTATATCGCGGGGGGGATGGAGGTCGTCCCGATGGAGGAGACGCTCCACGTCCCCGTCTTTGACGTGACTCCCGGCATTCAGAAGGCACTGGAGGCCCGTCCGGATGTTCGGGCGGCCCGTCTGGCGGTGGAGAGGGCCCGCGTCGTCGAGAAGCTGAGGGGAAAGGGAATGGCTCCCACCCTCGACTTCGGAGCGCAGTGGACGGCCTGGGCGGATCCGAAGCTCTCGGCAACCCCGCAGGACGGGGAGGCGATGGCGTCCCTGAGGCTGAGCATTCCTATCGTCGATGGGAACCGGACGAAATACGGCGTGCTGAACGCGAACCGGACGGTCGAGGCTGCGGAGCACAGCCTGGCATCCCTCGAGGAGCAGACGCGCCGCGACCTGGCCGTGGCGATGAACAATTGGAAGAACGCCTCCGTTGCGGAGACGGACAAAAAACGTCAGGTGGAGCGCGCGGAGGAGGAGCTCCGCATCACGGAGCTGATGTACTCGGAGGGCATGGGGGCGCAGATCGACCTTATCAATGCTCAGACGGCGTATCAGGGGGTGCGCACCCAATACCTCAACTCCGTCAAGGAGATGTATGTCGCCCTGGTGCAGCTGCGCCGCGCGATCGGGGACTATTCTCCCGACGAGAGCGGCGATTGGCGGGAGGCCGTGGTCCGCTACGGCAAGGGGCGTCCCGTCAGTGGGGAGGTCGCCCAGAAGACGCTGCGGGATCAGCGAAACAAAGGGTCCAAGGCGCCCAACAGCGCCTTGGAAAAGAAGCACGCGGATGCGCCGAAGAAAAAGTCAAAGAAAAAATGA